In Sardina pilchardus chromosome 8, fSarPil1.1, whole genome shotgun sequence, the genomic window agagagacagagagagtgtgtgtgctttggacaAAGATTAAAAGGCAGATAAGTGTGACAGATTACAATGATCTCTTGTTCTCCCTGTCTCATCTATATTTCATTGTCTGTCCCtgatcccccccctctctctctctctctctctccctctgtctgtctgtagcatGTTATGTGTCTCGTTGTTATAATGGAGGCACGTGTAAGGAGGCGGTGTACTCCTCTGACTACCTCTGCCAGTGTCCACCGGGCTTCGCTGGATCCCAGTGTGAGAtcagtaagtacacacacacacacacacacacacacacataattgaaACAGTAAGGACACATACATACCAGTACAAGTACCTACAAGCTCttcaaacaggaaaaaaaaaatcctgtctACTTCAGTGTTTGCAGTTACATGCTATGACCACTGGGGGTAGCAAAGATACATGACCCTGTGTTGACTATGCAAGAACCAGAGGAAGCTATTCGTTCTCAGATATTTTTGATGGAGTGCCGTCACTACGGTTGAGTGTGAGCTCTGACTGCCATACCAACGAAGCCTGATTCTTTGATGTTGTGGTCAAGCTGTAGGTTTGGCTGGCTGGAGTGACTGCTATTTTTGCTATGTAGACTGACAGAAGTCCTTTCTCTatactgccaccttgtggtcaTCATGTATGTTCTCTGTCCCATTGCAGACACCAATGAGAAGTGTGTGGTGAACAAGGGCTCTGGTTACCGGGGAACCTGGAGCATCAGTCGCTCGGGGACCGAGTGTATCAACTGGAACTCCACGGCGCTCAGAGGCAAGAAGTATACAGGCTGGAGGACTGACGCCAACAGCCTGGGCCTGGGCAACCACAACTACtgcaggtactgtatgtctacacacacacacacacacacacacacacacacacacagatagacatacacacgcacacaaacaaacactcacacacacacacacatacacacagagagactgagacacacacacacacacacacacacacatgcagaatctCTCTGTATCACTCATGATAAACTGCTGTGTTTCAGGAACCCAGATGGGGACGCTAAGCCTTGGTGTTACGTATACAAGGGCACGCAGATCGCCTGGGAGTTCTGCACTCTACCCACCTGTGCgacaggtagcacacacacacacacacacacacacacacacacacacacacagtgtctctcgTCCCCCTCTCGCTaccttgtctctctttctgctcaTCTCTCTTTATGTTTttacagttctctctctctctccatctctctttctctgttttcctgtctctctctctcctctctctcctctctctgaaaCAACAAGAATTCTTATATCACATGCCATTCtacacacctgtctctctcttcatctctctctcccctccctcccccagagCCCAATCTGGAGTGTGCTGTGGGCACGGGGCGTTCGTATCGTGGCACGGCGGCGGAGACCAAGAGTGGCTCCAGATGCCTGGCCTGGGACTCGCCCGCCACCACGCGCAAGTTCTACAACGCCTGGAGGTCCGACGCCCGCCAGCTAGGTCTGGCCAGCCACAACTTCTgcaggtcagcacacacacacacacacacacacacacacacacacacacacacacacggaaacagataaacccctcacacacagacgcacactcacacacggaaacagataaacccctcacacacacacaggcacacacgcacatacgcacacacgcacacacgcacacacacacacacacacacacacacacacacacacacacacacactctctctctctcatatacatatacatgcacacataaatgcacacagagacacacatgcacttacaaggacaaaaaaatatgcatatacacacacacagagaaactcaCACAGACTTGTTTGTATTTCTTCAGGAATCCTGATGGTGATCTTGGACCCTGGTGCCACACCTATAAAGGAAACAAGTTGACCTGGGAGCTCTGCGACATCCCAAAATGCCGTGAGTACACGCCGTCTCCGTAGTGACACCACCGTGACCCCGGCTGTGGTCATTATGGCCTGTCTTGCcagctatgagtgtgtgttgcatcaGTATCCAGCTGGTTTGAACTGTAGTGACTAATAGCTTGCTGTACAACTTAGAATCATAAAATTTTATGACAATAAGAtgtgatcagagagagagagaaagagaatagagagaaagaatgagcaTGTGAAATaccaacagagagaaagaatgagtgcaaaacagagagagagagagatggtggtgtATGTCTGTACGCCCTGTACGTGCGCACAAACACTGCTATGATGCAACAGGCTTGTGCAGCGTTACCACGGTGACAGCTCATTGTTTTGGGAACCCCCCTCGCCCGCCCGCCCTTTTGTCCCAGTCTGAACACTTCTCTGGCCCCATAGGGGGATGTTGCGGTCAGACTGGAGCCAGGCATATTTCATAACACCCCAGCCCCAAGCCCTTGCCCCTAATCCCCATCGTAACTCTGGCTAGGCCAGCTCACTTTGGGCCGACTGCGGATGTTGTGGTCACACCGGGGTCTTATTCGTCATATTTAATGCTTGAGTGTGTTTCGCATACGCAAGGGTGTGTGCTGTATTCGAATGATGTCAATTGTTAATTGAATGCAGGTGAATAAtcattgtgtacatgtgtgtgtatgtgtcagagtgagtgagtggttgcATGTGcggttgcctgtgtgtgtgtgtgtgtgtgtgtgtgtgtgtgtgtgtgtgtgtgtgtgtgtgtgtgtgtgtgtgtgctgtgtgtgtgtctgtcagaggCTACAATAAAATATTGGAGGAGGGCCCCTACTATTTAGACATTGTGTCAGGCTTTTCACAGCCTGACCAAAGACCAGAGTTGTTACATGTGTCAGTGTCTACATAATGTGGCCGCATATACggtggtctctctgtgtgtgtgtgtgtgtgtgtgtgtgtgtgagagagagtgatataaggAGAAGAAATGTAAACTGTGGTGTTGGACTTTGTTTGGTTAACAGCGAGGACCTCTTCTACGGTCACCAGACCACGACCTCCAACCACTCTTGGACCACGAGCGCCAACCACCACTAACAACAGAGgtaccgtttgtgtgtgtgtgtgtgtgtgtcaaactcTTCCACTGTAAAACTCACCGGTGTGGGTCAgtattgctttggataaaacttTTGGTTTTATGCATCACCATTTCTCTCACTTTGTCTCAgttactctctctatctgtctctatctatccttctctccatctgtctgtctcagtctatcccatctttctccctctatccgtTCTTCACTTCACCAGCAACTATACTGAAACAACAAGAGTTCTTATATCACAAGCAATTGTACAAACCTGTCTCACCCTCCTGTTCCTGTCTCACCTTCCTCTTcccgtctctccctcctcttcctcaggcaCCTGTGGTCAGCGGGCCTCCctgggctcctcctcctcctcctccgactcGGCCCCCTCGTTCCGTATCCGCGGCGGCAAGGAGAGTGACATCAAGGAGCAGCCGTGGCAGGCGGCCATCACGGTGTACCGGCCGCGCGCCCGCGCTCACAGCTTCCTGTGCGGCGGCGTGCTCATCGACTCCTGCTGGGTGCTGTCGGCCGCACACTGCTTCCAGGAAGGGTGTGTGACATGCTCATCAGcatcttgactgtgtgtgtgtgtgtgtgtgtgtgtgtgtgtgtgtgtgtgtgtgtgtgtgtgtgtgtgtgtgtgtgtgtgtgtgtgtgtttgtgtgtgtgtgtgtgtgtgtgtgtctgtgtctgtctgtgtctgtgtgtcagtgtgtgtgtgtgtgtgtgtgtgtgtctgtgtctgtgtctgtgtctgtgtctgtgtgtcagtgtgtgtgtgtgtgtgtgtgtgtgtgtgtgtgtgtgtgtgtgtgtgtgcgtgtgtgtgcgtgtttgtgtgtgtgtgtttgtgtgtgtgtgtgtgtgtgtgctgtttcctTTGTGGGAGGGTCATTATCAACTTCTGATGGGTGGTTTCGGCACACAGCTTCCATAGCTTCTAGGAAGGGTGTGTAACATGCTtgtcatgtagtgtgtgtgtgtgtgtgcagatttgGAGTACTGTAcatcgtgagagagagaggggggttattttaattgagGTTCTACTTCAAATTACTTTCTTTGTATGTTTAACactctggttttgtgtgtgtgtgtttgtgtgtgtctagtttTTCAGCAAACAGGGTGCAGGTGACTTTGGGCCGCACATTCCGGCTACAGAACTCCAGTACAGAGCAAATATTTGAAGTGGAAAAATACTGGGTCCATGAACAATACAAAGATGAGACCTATGACAATGACATCGGTAAGATAAaaatcataaaaacacacacacccatctacTGTACCACCTCCctttcccatcacacacacacacacacacacacacacacacacacacacacacacacacacacacacacacgtgatccaATATAATTAAGTCTATGCTGGGTTTGAAAACAATTGTGTAATAgaattgtactgtatataaatacatGCATTGTGTAATAAAGTGTATAGTAATCATGCACTGCACAGCAGCTTCTTTTGTATACAAAcataagctgtgtgtgttaacacaCATATACGTGTGTGTAACACCTTGTCTCCTGCGCTGCCTtgctgaagctgtgtgtgttaatataagtttgtgtgtgtgtgtgtgtgtgtttgtgcttgtgtgtgcgtgtgacactTTGTCTCCTGTGCTGCTGTAGTCTtgctgaagctgtgtgtgttaacgcaaatataagtgtgtgtgtgtgtgtgtgtgtgtgtgtgtgacatcttaTCTCCTGTGCTGCTGTAGCCTtgctgaagctgtgtgtgttaacgcacatataactgtgtgtttgtgagtgtgtaacaTCTTGTCTCCTGTGCGGCTGTAGCCTTGCTGAAGCTGAAGAGTGAGACTGGTCTCTGTGCGGTCAACAGTCCAGAGGTGCTGCCCGTCTGTCTGCCCGACGCCGCACTCCAGCTGCCAGAGTGGACCGAGTGTGAGATCTCCGGCTACGGCAAGGAGCACGAGTGTAagaacacacacctctgacgatatgtgtgtgtgtgtgtgtgtgtgtgtgtgtgtgtgtgtgtgtgtgtgtgtgtgtgtgtgtgtgtgtgtctgtgtctgtgtgtctgtgtgtctgtgtgtgtgtgtgtgtgtctgtgtgtgtgagtcctgaCGAGTCTCTTGGAGTGCATATCGAgtgttttatattttgtatGCAATTTGTCTTAATTGTGCTAGTTAAGTAATATGACTctgctcttttctcctctcctcctctcctctcctcctctgctcctcctctctcctcgcttactctcctcctcctcactcctctgctcttcaccacctcctcacccctgttcttccttctcctcctctgctcctctcctcctcatttcctcctctctcctcctctcttcctctactgTCCCTCAGTCTCTCCATTCTACTCGGAGCGGGTGAAGCAGGGGCACGTGAGGCTATGGCCGCAGGATCGGTGTGTGTCGGATAAGCTGGCCGGTCGAGTGGTCACCGCCAACATGCTCTGCGCGGGAGACACCAGGGGGCTGGACGACGCCTGCAAGGTGAGAGCGGACATCCGTACCCATCGCACCTCCACCTGATGTCACTATTGTCTCTTctgtccttcactctctctttctctgttcatcCTGTCTCTCCTTatctttcttgttctctctctctctctcttcatttcctttctctttctccttctttctgtctctctctgtcggttTCTCTCTGGcttactcactccctctctgtcacagtctctctcagacagacacacatacagtacacacacacacacacacacacacacacacatgcatatgtattGATATTCATGCTCTCGCTCTATATGTACACTAATAGTGAAATTAAGTTTCAAAATGTAAAACAGTGtaaaatgaattaaaataaaaactcctccctctctttctctctcgcactctctctctctccctctctctctgcagggagACTCTGGAGGTCCTCTGGTGTGCCCCAGTAATGGTAGGATGACCCTGATGGGACTCATCAGTTGGGGGGATGGCTGTGGCAAGCCAGACACGCCGGGAGTGTACACACGCGTCACACACTACATTGACTGGATTTCCAACAAGATGAGGAGCAACTGagaaggcacacaaacacacacccacacacccacacatacatacatgcacacacacacacacacacacacaccgaaggaCGTTTTGACTCCGGGTACACTCATAGGAAAGTCTGCTCTTTTTTAAGCAGCTCAGTGACTGGCCAATAGATGGCAACCAGCTCtaaccaacccccaccccaacacacaaacacacacacacacacacagacacacacacagacacacaaacacacacacaggcacacacacacacacacacacacacacacacacacacacacacacacacacacacacacacacacacacacacacacacactccagcaaaGGCCAGTTTCTTCACCGCTTCTCTATCCCTGATGCCCAAGTGTCCTTCCTCAAGTGACCACACCCCACGGCTGCACTCTCCAGATATGCTCTGACCCCTGCTCTCTGCTACACCCAAGTGGCCACGCCCCCACTACTGCACTCTctgacccctcctctctcctccccccaatTGAGGCCAGTTGGGGGGCCTTTTCGTAAGGAGCATCCAGCGTACTGAGGCCCTCTGTCCAGTTTCGTCATTGCATTCGAACGGACGACATTTCAAAGCAGCCGAGTCCACACAACAGAGCAGCTGAGTGTCACAATAGAAGATGATGTAGACGTGAAAGAGACTCTGAGactttgaaatgtgtgtgtgtgtgtgtgtgtgtgagagtgtgtgtgtgtgtgtgtgtgtgtgtgtgtgtacagtatgtgtttgataGAGGGGGCgtggggagtggagaggagagagcaccgGTGTAGTCAGTGCAGCATTCCTTGCCTTAAGTTGACCTACAGTAATCAGGGATCCTTAAATGTGCTATCATCCCTGAGACTTTAAAAACCACCaccaaagcaataacacactgTAACGGCGAAGGAGTTTTTCTCATTCTTTCAGGGTCGTTGGTTTAACGAGCCTTTTAACACTAAACACAAGAGAGAGCCTATGCGAAAATAGTCCTAATGATAGTCATTGAAGACAGGGTCACATACATATATGAAGTGTCCTTAATGAAATATGTATGTGCTTTGTCATTTTAATACCCATTATGACCAGATGTATTCAGAAGAATTTTAGGTTTTGGGTGTAGGAGTGTATAAAAGTATGGTGTCATATGAAGTGGAGATCAACTAAGGACACTTCATATGAAGTGGAGTTATGAGATCAACTAAGGGCACCTCATAAGAAGTGGAGTTATGAGATCAACTAAGGACACTTCATAAGAAGTGGAGTTCTGAGATCGACTTAGGACACTTCATAAGAAGTGGAGTTATGAGATCAACTTGTGTAGGCTGCGCCTGGGATGTCGAAGCCTTCTGGACTGTTAGCGTTAGCAATAAACAGCTGATTTCCAATACACAAAGCTTTTCTTAGCCAACCTACTGCTTTAATGgttctgactctctctttcctgtgcaAAACACAGCTCTGGCTCTTTGCCTCTGTATGATCTGCTGGATCAGATCCGTAGGGAACAGCTGACGTTTGAGCCCCATCTGGTCCTGGTCTATGTCCAGGTATCAGGACCAGGACTAGGACCAGTTCAGGACCAGAGTTGGTTGCTGTCACGTGCCTCTGTAGTCTCGGCTCAGCAACTCTTACTGCGGTCGTTGCCTTGCGAGACCAGACTTGTCTGTGGCATTAAGTGGTGGGGATTTCTCAGCCTGCTGAAACATGTGGACTGGAGATGTggggaaaatatatatatatatatcaaaaaGGCTTTGCCTACCAGATATAAAAATAAATCACTGATGAGACCTACCCCCTTAACTTGTGGTGTTCTCACAACCTTCAACCAAAGATTCTCGAGCTTCCCTTTTAGGCCCTCCATGCCATTAATATCTGAATTGGTGTCGAAGTTTCAAATGCCACTGATCATGTACTAGTTCTCAACCCCCACTCTGTCCACATAGCACAAGTCTTGTctccagacaaaaaaaaatgttgatgcCGCTCAGTCTatggtgaatgagtgaatgaatgaatgaatgaatgtatgaatgaaaaATGTTATAATAAGATAACATGGCTATGCAAGTCTAGTCATGGTGTAAACCTCCTCACCCCATCCTGACCCTATTAAAGAGTACAAGTGGAGAATCGGACTGCAATTCAACAGAAGCTATAAGACTGCAATCCTCTGTATGTATGTCAATACGCCCGCAGGATTTTGGCGCACAGCGACAAACGgtgtaaagaaaataaataactaTGTTCTTAGGAATGGTGTCCACCACATGCATGTATTGTAAGttaatatttatgtatttatagtCTGTTTCTGAAGTGTGCAATCCTACGCACACTGTAGTGGCTGTcagcattttttatttattgcatatttacatctgtcctctgtcttcAGCTGTATCTATCCAAGATAGTTtatctgtctgttttgtttttataaaaaTAAACATCTTTTATATGTAATTAGCCTTGTGGTCTTCACTGGTGCATGCATCCTGTAATATATTTGCtgccagatagatagatagatagatagatactgtacatacataaaaaCATCTGGAGGTATGCCACCCCGGAAGAAAATGTAGAATATTTTAACGTTAAAATGCATCAATCTAGTGCACTTTGAAAAGAAATTCAGAGGTTAGACTTGCTCATTTTTATCTATGGATGGACATGTTTCTGCTGTAGTCTAAACTATTTTGCACTTCAGAATtttaaccatacacacacaggtggaataGTTATGATGATACTGCAATAAGTTCACAATCACAATAAATATTTGCTTTGTTTCACAGTTCAGAAAGTCTAAAATAGTGTCAGCTACATTTCAGCACTCCATGAAATTATGCAGGAGTGATCACAACGTATGTTCTTCAGGTAGTTAAAGAGgaattatgcaggattggcgatttcatctctggtttcggtttcgtttttcgttttcgctcgttttatgcttgcatatttctctgcagagcttccccgacagctttagtgtgtatatttatacatatataggctatatataaatatataaattgcaagcgtggttcttcttgttccttacgagtctctgacttccagatgtaaactgaAGACGATCgcttatcagaaagttgcaaggttgcaatagcggatagggacactgggggcgggaggaaatgttacTGTCTttgatgaaactggtcagtcaagcaaaacaacgatctctgagcgattttatgactatgaaaaagttgcatagggtctctttaaagaagAAATCTGGCTATGTCAGAAGGAAGCATGCCtgtaaaacatatatttatatcTGTGAAAGTGGGCTTGTCTTGAATCTGGAAATATGGTGGGATATTCTATGGTTAGAGAACTGCCTTTTTCACACACTGATCCTCAAAATAGGGAGCTCACAGCCACAGATCTTCTGAGCTGTCTTAACGACCCTTTGAATTAATCTGTGGTTGTGAGCAGTGCAGTTCCCATACCAGGCAGATATGCATCCGGTTAGTATGCTTTCAAAGGTGCTTCTGTAGAAGGAATGGAGGATGCTGGGACTCATGGCAAATTTCTTGAGTCTCCTTCGGTGGAGGAGGCATTGTTGTGACTTTTATAAAACATATCCTCTGTGTGCAGAGGCTGAGGcagacattcctggttccagagtaaaagtcctgccatatattctttctacctgttcACTTatcacaggtgatatcactaattatct contains:
- the plat gene encoding tissue-type plasminogen activator isoform X1 translates to MAGTMTTSLQVALLFGLCITFLDGMVLQREKRGTRSYRSQCVDTQTGAVRGVGEVWMRWRGQQAESCRCNTRGRQSCHYVPVITCYVSRCYNGGTCKEAVYSSDYLCQCPPGFAGSQCEINTNEKCVVNKGSGYRGTWSISRSGTECINWNSTALRGKKYTGWRTDANSLGLGNHNYCRNPDGDAKPWCYVYKGTQIAWEFCTLPTCATEPNLECAVGTGRSYRGTAAETKSGSRCLAWDSPATTRKFYNAWRSDARQLGLASHNFCRNPDGDLGPWCHTYKGNKLTWELCDIPKCPRTSSTVTRPRPPTTLGPRAPTTTNNRGTCGQRASLGSSSSSSDSAPSFRIRGGKESDIKEQPWQAAITVYRPRARAHSFLCGGVLIDSCWVLSAAHCFQEGFSANRVQVTLGRTFRLQNSSTEQIFEVEKYWVHEQYKDETYDNDIALLKLKSETGLCAVNSPEVLPVCLPDAALQLPEWTECEISGYGKEHEFSPFYSERVKQGHVRLWPQDRCVSDKLAGRVVTANMLCAGDTRGLDDACKGDSGGPLVCPSNGRMTLMGLISWGDGCGKPDTPGVYTRVTHYIDWISNKMRSN
- the plat gene encoding tissue-type plasminogen activator isoform X2; its protein translation is MAGTMTTSLQVALLFGLCITFLDGMVLQREKRGTRSYRTCYVSRCYNGGTCKEAVYSSDYLCQCPPGFAGSQCEINTNEKCVVNKGSGYRGTWSISRSGTECINWNSTALRGKKYTGWRTDANSLGLGNHNYCRNPDGDAKPWCYVYKGTQIAWEFCTLPTCATEPNLECAVGTGRSYRGTAAETKSGSRCLAWDSPATTRKFYNAWRSDARQLGLASHNFCRNPDGDLGPWCHTYKGNKLTWELCDIPKCPRTSSTVTRPRPPTTLGPRAPTTTNNRGTCGQRASLGSSSSSSDSAPSFRIRGGKESDIKEQPWQAAITVYRPRARAHSFLCGGVLIDSCWVLSAAHCFQEGFSANRVQVTLGRTFRLQNSSTEQIFEVEKYWVHEQYKDETYDNDIALLKLKSETGLCAVNSPEVLPVCLPDAALQLPEWTECEISGYGKEHEFSPFYSERVKQGHVRLWPQDRCVSDKLAGRVVTANMLCAGDTRGLDDACKGDSGGPLVCPSNGRMTLMGLISWGDGCGKPDTPGVYTRVTHYIDWISNKMRSN